The following is a genomic window from Helicobacter sp. NHP19-003.
AGCGCATGGGCTTAGTCGAGGGGGTGTGGGTGTGTAGTTTTCAAGAGTTTAAGGGGCTGAGTGTGGCACTAAGGGAGATGGTGGTGCGCTTGCACGGGGCGTATAAGAGCCAAGAGAACAAGGCGGATAAAATGCACTGCCTTTATGACTATCTCACCGGCCAAGAGTTTAGCCAGCATGTGCAGGGCTTGGTGGAGAATTTTATGGCATTGCGAAAGAATTTGGCAGAAGAAAAGCAAGCTATGCAAAAGCTTTGGGCAAAAAGAGAAAAACAAATCGAACAAATCTTAACGCATATCAGCTACACCTACGGCTCTTTAGAGGGCATTGCTGGGCTGGACATGCCAGCACTGCCTGCGTTGCAACTACCTAATGGGTAGGAGCATTGGGGTAGGGGGTTTAGAGCTCTATTTCTATGTAGGATAG
Proteins encoded in this region:
- a CDS encoding DUF2130 domain-containing protein; protein product: MSEAMPKDLERMGLVEGVWVCSFQEFKGLSVALREMVVRLHGAYKSQENKADKMHCLYDYLTGQEFSQHVQGLVENFMALRKNLAEEKQAMQKLWAKREKQIEQILTHISYTYGSLEGIAGLDMPALPALQLPNG